TTTCATTGTTCTTCAGCTCTCTGCTTGCATTACCTACTTCCCTGCCTCAGAAGAGACAAGTGGCTCCACAGGGGGCTCGGGGATGCCTTGAAGAAAGAGAGTTGGCCCTTGGTCACATCCTTTGGGGTCTCTTGGGGCCTCCTGAGGTGACACCCCAGTTGCACTCTGTCTTCCCATTTCAGTGGTGCCAAGTGGGTTCTGGGTAGGGGAACAAACAAGTGGGAGATGCTGAAGTTGCTGGATGTGAAACACAGGGTGGGTTTGTGGGTGAGTTTATGGCCTAGGGTGAAGGTTTCTCTTGGCTTGTACCAATGCAGATGTTTCTCTGTCTATCTCTTCTCTGCACTGGATGTGGAGGGTTTTCGTGTCCCTTTCCTTGCTTCCTACAGGTTTGTTGGCCACTTCAAATCTCGCAAAGAGCGTGAGGCAGAGTTTGGGGCTAAGGCACTGGAGTTCACCAACGTCTACATCAAAAACTTTGGGGATGACATGGATGACAACAGACTGCGGGAAATATTCTCCAGGTTTGGTGAGTACAGTTGTTGAAGCAGAATATCCTCATAACTGGTAAACTGGAGACAGGGAATGgcaaagaaagctggggagagtgCTTGTTTGAAACACTGAGCCCCTTCTCTCAATGGGATCtgacttgcttttaaaaaccaCCTCACCAAAGGACTGCAGTGACTTAATCATCAGGACACTACGTGCACTATGTGGTGTAGGATAACTTGTATTAGATGCTGTCctgaagaaaaagtttttttggttttttttttgggggggtgatAAAAATGAGGAGGGGGTGTTTTGTTAGTTTTTGCCATTGTCTTGAAACCAATGAGCTGCCTGGTGGTAGGAGCCTTGGGAACAGGAGATGCTGAGTGTgaattgaaagcaaaaaaaggcttttcagttCAGTCCGTTGCTGGAGGATGCACCCTGTTGACAGGGTTTAGTGTTGTGCCAACTGTTGGACTATTGTGTCTGTGCTTCACCAGTGTTAGCTCAGGTAATTTGTGAATACCCTTCGAACAAGTGCAATATGTGTTCGTATATAAGAGGTTAGAACTCCTGGCCAAAGAAACTCTGTGTATTGACTGGAGAAACTAAAAAGCCAAGAGCAATGTTAGCAGCATCCAAGGTGGCAGCAATTGCCCTCACCAACATGCACAGCCTCCTGTTCCCACCTTGCAGCAGGGATcttgctgtctttcttttttgtgtctTCTATGCTGCCATGGCCATCCAGTCACCTTGCACGGTGACTCCCAAGCACAATGATGCATGCTATCAGCACTCCTTCACTGGGCACCCTTTTTCAGATGGATACTTTCATTTCCTCTTGCAGGAAAGATGCTAAGTGTCAAAGTCATGATGGACAGCAGTGGCCGCTCAAAGGGCTTTGGGTTTGTCAACTTTGAGAAGCATGAAGAAGCCCAGAAGGCAAGAGGCTCCTCACTGCCCGTCTGCTGTCTCAGCCCTGAGCTTGTCACCTGCTAATGTTCCCACCTCTCCTTGGGGGAGAACTTCATTAGCTTCATACTTGCCTGTCTGGTGGCACTGGCAGGCATGCCTGGATGGGCAGGACCTGGCacaggggagcagagctgcttccctgCCCTTGTCCAGGGAGCTCCCTGCTCGTGGTGGGGCTGGACTGGGATTGTGGGTGAAGAGTAGAGCCATGGCCACTGGCTTCTTGCTGTACTTACAGCCCTTCCCTCCACTGCAGGCGGTGGCTGACATGAACGGGAAGGAGATCAACGGGCGGATGGTGTATGTGGGCCGAGCCCAGAAGCGGCTGGAGCGCCAGAGTGAGCTGAAGCGGAAATTTGAACAGCTCAAGCAGGAGCGAGTGAGCAAGTACCAGGTAAGGGGAGAGTGGGATGCTCTGTCTTGCAGGTCCACACTGGAGGTGTGCCCAGGGCGTCCAGGGACATCCTTGGCTTGGGGACAGAACAGGACTCTCCAGAGTCCATCAGTATGATTGGTTGCTTTTGTAATTAAAAGACCTGCACAGTCTGGTAATGTCCTGGGAAGCGGCAtcaggaaaggggagagagatCTAAACCCAGGATGATCTTGGCAGGTGAACAAATGGGTCTGctcttttccagaaattaaaatattggtCTGGAAATTAAGTGGTTTCCTGAGGTCTAGGAGCAGCTTCATAGTGATGGCCTGGGCACCCTCTTCGCTTAGGGTATCTCGTCTGTGAGTGAAGTACATGTGTGGTCCTGGTTCCTCTCCATGTTGCCAGTCCCATGGTGGCCCTGGAGATGACATGTTTGTGGGGTGTTCCACCATGCAGCCAAACTACTTGTGAAATGCTCATCCAGCTTGAAAAGCTGCTGTAAGCTTTGGGATCCCGAAGGCCATGGTCTCTTTCTGCCTGTTTGCAGGGGGTCAACCTGTATGTGAAGAATCTGGACGATGGGATAGACGATgagaagctgaggaaggagTTCTCTCCTTATGGCACTATCACCAGTGCTAAGGTGAGGGAGTGAGGCTGTTGCTGGGGCTCCTGGGGTCAGCCAGCCAGTGCACTCGGCACTTGGGAAAGAATCCAGGTTACCATCCTGTTGAGCTATGGCTCCGTGCTGATAGCTTGGATCTCAAGACAAGTGTGAAGGACATGCTACTTGTACCTTGTGCTGTTCTGAGGAGCTTCTTGATTCAGCAAATGTTTTATAGCTTTGCTGAGTTAACCCAGCCCTGGTGAGGTGCAGGGTATGGGACCTTAAAGCCACATCATTCTGTacagtgtgctgctgctccatgGTTGGAGAACAATGTGATGTTGATATAAATGGAAATGACCGCAAGCCACCTTACTCTGGGGAAAACGGGGTTTGCCTGGCTGATAGGCGAATCTTTTGCCTTTTGGAAAAACATGAGTGTCAGTCTTGCCACTGGTCTTGGTGTCAAGTTTCTCTTGAAGGTTGTGCATATGGATGCAGAAGGATAGTCTGGCTTTAAGGTCAGATACCTGTAGTCTGCCAGCTGCCAGGGACAGATGCTGCCTGGCCCTTGGGCAGGACACGGTGTCCCACTTGTCCCCAGCCCTTGCTTGCTCCTGAGGCACTGGACACTGGAGCATCGCCTGGTCCTGCGGGACTGGGGCACAGGCCCCCTGGAAGATCATGAGCTGCAGATATCCAGTTGGCCCAGACTCTGCCATATTCATTTTTCAAACCTGGGTTTGCCTGagtaaatcttcccctttcacAGAAAAACCTGTCCTCGGAGCCCTATCGGTAGAGCGCCACCTGTCCCACCCTGGCCATGGGGGCTGCAATGGAGTACCTGCAGCTAGCAGGTCCTGCATATCCCCCTGCTGCATTGTGGGTGCTGCAGTGGTCTGTAGACTTAGCTGTTTTGTTCTAATTCCATTTTAGGTGATGACAGAGGGCGGCCACAGCAAAGGGTTTGGATTTGTATGTTTTTCCTCCCCAGAAGAGGCTACCAAAGCCGTCACAGAAATGAATGGACGGATCGTCAGCACAAAGCCTCTTTATGTTGCGCTCGCTCAAAGGAAAGAGGAGCGGAAAGCAATCCTCACCAACCAGTACATGCAGAGATTAGCCACTATGAGGGCTCTGCCTGGCCCTCTCCTGGGCTCCTTCCAGCCCCCTCCAGGGTACTTCATACCCCCCATCCATCAGGTGAGTCTCCGTTCCCAAGCAGCTTTGTACAGGGACGCCAATTTGCCCTGagctggaggaggtgggtgGCAGCTGGGCTGAGAAGCATGTCTCAATTTGCACAGACCAAAGTGCATGCTGGCGTGGGATCAGTGCTGCGCTCCTGTGTAGGTAGCCAGGCTTGTCAGGTGCAGGTGCAGATGCTGGGGTTGGCCACAGAGGTGAGGCGCTCCCAAATTTTCCCCAGCCACAGGTAATGAGCTAGGTATTTAAGTAGCCGCTGACTGCTCCTCAGAGGAGGGAACCAAGGAGTTTGGCTGGGACAGTGAACATGAAGAACAAGTCTCcagaggaaaggaggggaaggagaagtgTTGTAGAGGTGCAAAAACTTGTGGGGAGGATAGAAGTGTTGCGGCTGGAGGATGCACAGGCAGCAGACTGGTGGCCTTGAAAGTACTCTGGCATGCTGCAGAGCCTGGTTTTGGCTCACTTGTCTGCGTACAACAGCCGGCGAGTTGTTCAGGGTTAGATCTGGCTCAGCTCCCAAGTCACCTTGGATAAcgcattttcattttctagcCACAAACCAGAGCTGCCTTCTACAGCCCCAGCCCAGTTGTCCCAGTCCGTCCTGCCACTCGCTGGAGTGCGCAGCCCTCCCGGCCTCCCCGTGAGTCAGTCTGCCCCTCCCTGGCACTCTCAGCATGAGCTGGGCCCTGATAAGGGACTGAGTGTCTCTAACAGCAGTATGAAGCATGTAGCCACAGGGAGCTGTTACCTAGAGAAACATGGTGGGGTTTGGTGCCGGGGTCACGATGGTGAGCACCTGGGGATGAGATGTTGGGGTTGGCCACAGAGGTGAGGTGCCCCCCGATTTTCCTCAGCCACAGTGACTCACCCCCACATTTCCTTCCATGCCTTTGCCACCAAGAAGCTTCGTTAATTGTGCTCCATCTCTACAGCAGCGTATCCTGCAGCTACCCCCATGATGAGGGCTGCTGTACCACCCCGGCGCCTGCTGTCGAACATCAGCACCATGAGGCAGGCCTCTACCCAAGTGCCCCGtgtgcccccccagtcccagAGAGTGGGTGAGTAGGAGAAGAACTTGTCTTGGACATCACCATAGTGGCCTCATGTTAGCAGGGGTGCTTGCTGCAAGTTTGGGTCTGCCTCTGAAGATGGACAGGTTTGTGGGATTGCTCATGAAGGAGTCCAGATGGACTGGATGTGACGGGACTAGAGTGTTATCTGTAGTAAAGAAGTATGTAGCTTTGAGGAAGCTTGTGGTATTTCATATAGCGGGACAGATCTCTGATGCGCAGATTGGTCTTGTTGGCCACTGCTCCTTGAATGTGTTCATTAAAGATGATGACGATGATAGTGCAGTCACAGCAGCCTAATCTTAGTTCTCATACTAAGGTGGAGGCTGGGACCTGTTGGGAAGAAGCAGAGGTTCTCACCAGCTGTAGCTGAACTGCTGCCAAGGTCAAGCCTCCAGCGAAACGCACTCCTGttaaaggcttttggagctACGGCCTGAGAACCAGACCTTGCTGGTACCCTCAGTGCCttgctgtgctggagctgtccctgtgtcccatcTGCCTTGCCAGCATGACACAGATGTGCTTCTGGTGGGGAGGTGACCAAGCTGCTGTCCTGTACATGGTGCCCAGAACACACCTCATCCCAAGAGTGCTTCAGCCCAGTGTCTGTCCCATCACCTCTCTGCATTTCATGttggtgaggaggaggaggatgctcaCAGCATAGCCCTCTCTGAGGCTCCTCCAGGGGTGGGCTTTGAGTAGAGGCATGAGTAGCATAGGGTGGAAGTTGCCCACCTGGTGAGAGTGGGTGAAGGTCTGAGGTCCCCCAAAATATGGGACTGTCTGATGGGGCAGCGTCTACCTACAACCTACAAATAGCATGGCTTCATGCTGTTTAGCTGAAAGTGGTCTTTGGCGTTGAGTGTTTTACTGCTGAAGTGAGCAGGAGGGCTCTCTTTGGCTTGTCACCTCTGTTTGTCCTGTCCTCTCATTCCTCTGCCCTGGCTTCCTGCAGGAGGGGAGCCAGGGTGAGccaagttctctttttttcttgcaatcCACCCTCCCCAGTGCTGCGCCTGTCCGCTGCTGATGCAGACAGGCATTTCTGGAGGAGAGACAAGAAGGCATATGTGCCTTTGCCagctctccagccctctgcaCAAAATCAGACAACCCCAGCCCCGTGGGCAAGCTGGCAGTGCCCTGCctgtcccagcagagctgcctttgACCTGGAGGCTGTTTTGAGCCCATGGGGAGATTTTTCAGCCCCTTGTGGCTTCAGCCTTACCTATGTTTTAAAAGGCTCCTCCTTACAAACGTTCCCATTCCTATTGCAGCCAACATCGGGACGCAGACGGTCAGTGCTCGGGTGCCCTCCTCGCCCACCCTGCCGCGAGGTCCCCCACAGTACAAGTACTCCTCAGCTGTCAGGAACATCCAGCCAATGGCACACATGCCGTCCATGGTGGCCCCACAGGTAACTGCTTCCCAGGGTCCCAGCTTCAGCGTGGCCACCACGACGTGCATCACTCCGGGGTTAATGCAGCCGCTGGCCGCAAGCAGCCCCATGGCTCCGTTTATGACAAGCGCTATGGGGAATTTTCCTAGCAACTGCTGGGGTAACTGGGGCTATGGATCCAGAAGCCACACAGCTGTGACACCTGGCTCTGGCTTTTCTGGAATGTGGTATTTGGATATAAACAGGCAATGCTAGAGTCTGCATCAGCATCTCGGAAGGATGAAACGCCCTGCTGTGTTCAGACCAGCACCATTCCCACAAGCCAGGTAACTTACACATCACTTCCAGCCTTTGATTACTGctcttctctggttttgtgtttttttttttttttttttcctccagatgaGAGAAGCTGCTGTGCACATCCAGGGACAGGAGCCGCTGACTGCATCCATGCTTGCAGCAGCCCCTCCTcaggaacagaaacaaatgataGGTGGGTGTCATGGCTGCTCTGCTGGATTAAACTCTGCTGTGGACCTGTGTGTGTGGACTTGCATGCACTGGGGAAAACTTAACTGCTAGAAAAAGTTGTGAGCATTTGTGGGATGGCTCTGATACTGtgcaactttaaaaataaataattggaGTGGTATTGAAAGGGTGTAGAGGTAGCAAAACCGCTCCATGGTATTAGCTGCCTGACAGCGTCAGCATCTGGTGAAGCTCTGCAGGAGAGGCAGAGCTCCATCCTGCCTGTGCCACCAGGCTGCATCAGGGCGTTTGCGATTCCCCTGAACTCTGAGCTGTCCTGCATCGCTGCTCTCAGGTGCTATGAACCAGCTCAGTGTTTGTAGGAGCTGGCATCAGCTCTGCCAAGGagagggctgggagcagagtgatttggggaaggaagagagaggcaTGGGCACAAGGCTGAGGCTCCCTGGAAAAAACTGTGGTGGGGCAGTGAAATAGTCAGTGTGCTGGAGGATGAGATGGAGGAAGGAGGGCAGTTAGCATTGTCCCTGGCCAGTCAAAGGTGGCTTTCTTCTTCCACACCAGTTTCCTTGTATGGCTTTCCATCCAAGTAAGCATATCCCAGTTGTATGGAGGCTGCCGCAGTGGCACTGGGAGTGCTTTGCCTGCTAACACTGTTGCTGTGGCGTGCTGGAGTAGTTTTGCTTGtgagcagtgatttttttttttttttccaccaccaCTCTTTTATCCCCTTTCAGTTgaacaggcagagctgggaggggaagaggggctTGCACTGACTTTGAAAATGCTGGAGGTCTTGCATAGTGGTGATGTCCTCTCTGGTGTTCGGAGCAGGTGAGCGCCTCTACCCTCTGATCCACGCAATGCATCCCTCGCTGGCTGGCAAGATCACTGGAATGCTGCTGGAGATAGACAACTCGGAGCTGCTGTTGCTCCTGGAGTCCCCTGATTCCCTGCACTCCAAGGTAGAAGGAACCTGGTGCCCACGTAAATGACATCTGAAAGGGCTAACTATCTGCTGCTGCAAGGGAAGGCCATGATGGCCGAGAAGACAGGGCAATGTCCACAAGGACATTGATAGCCATGAGAAGAGCAAGTAGCTGCcttattttaaagtgaaaaatgaacagaaagggCCTTGGGTTGCTGGCACCACATCCAGTGCCCCAACACTTGCCTGTCCTCGGCAGAAGAAGCCTGAAAGGACAAGCCAATTTCTGAGGTGGTTTGGAGGTGtctggagagaggggagaagcaGGCTGTGTCACTCCCCAGAAAGAGATGGGGGAAATGCTCTTTCCTGACAATAGAAACCAGATAAATGCTGTCTCTTGGCAGCgttttttgctgtttcctctTTAATCCTGGTGAATATTTAACTTGGTTGCCATTAAAACAGTGAGTTGATTGCACCTCCTTGTTGCTCATGGAGGCAGGATTCACTCTTACCCTTTCACTGACATTATTTGAAGGAGCCTGGGCTCTGTAGGTGGAGCTGCCTGACACCACCCAGCAGTTTGATTTCTCTCTAGTGAGTTCAGAGTACTATAGAAAAGGAGCAGTGCCCTAGCATCTCTGCAGGGAAGGGACAGAAGAGGTCTGTGTGCTGATCAGGCTCCTGCAAAAGCAGCATACTTGCATGTGTAAAAgcacacttttaaaattattattatttaattcttttacCTCTTGGAAGCGGGTTTGTACCAAGGCCAGATCAGgacctggaatactgcatttCTTGTTCAGTGCACTCCTCTGTTGAAGCAACACAACTTCTCCCCCACTCTCTGCTCTCTTTTGTTAGATTGAAGAAGCAGTTGCTGTTCTTCAAGCACACCAGGCTACTGAGACGTCACACAAGAGCAGCGTTGCAGCATTCCTGCAGTGACTCTGGGTAGGTGTGCAGAGCTACTGCAGGTgtcagtgtgtgtgtggtgtgcTCAGGATTGCTGGTTCCTGAGGCCCTGAAACTGGAGACTGGATTTCTTGTCCAAGTGAGGCTTAATGAGCAATGTAAGAGTCTTTGACTGCAATATTCCATTTCTTAAATTGcatctttcattttccagacATAATCGTACTACAGAGGCATGGTTctatgtggggttttttctttgttgataGGGGAAACTAGATGACTGTGCAATTGAAAAGGAAGATAGGAAAGGACCTTGCTTTTCTGTAGGTCTGTTGGGCACTAGTGCAGTCTTTCCTGGGACTTTCCAGTGTGTTTTGCAGAACCTTGTCAGTACCCTATGGAATGTTAGCGGTGCTGTGTGGGCTTGATCAGGAGAGCTGGCCTGGCTGCTAAGGCTGGGACAGACCCATTAACAAGCAATGTAGACTCTTACCTGCCGCTTtgaagataatattttcttgaCATGTGATCTCAAGGAAACAGTTAATCTAAGTCCTGGTGAACTTCATCTTGCCTGGATGAAATTCTTCCTCTCGCAGCTGAAAATTGCATATGTGGGTTCTCTGTTTCTTGTAGGCTTCAGGACTGAGAGCAG
Above is a genomic segment from Cuculus canorus isolate bCucCan1 chromosome 16, bCucCan1.pri, whole genome shotgun sequence containing:
- the PABPC1L gene encoding LOW QUALITY PROTEIN: polyadenylate-binding protein 1-like (The sequence of the model RefSeq protein was modified relative to this genomic sequence to represent the inferred CDS: inserted 1 base in 1 codon) translates to MNASGPGYPLASLYVGDLHPDVTEAMLYEKFSPAGPIMSIRVCRDIATRRSLGYAYINFQQPVDAERALDTMNFEVIKGRPIRIMWSQRDPGLRKSGVGNIFIKNLDDSIDNKALYDTFSTFGSILSCKVVCDENGSRGYGFVHFETQEAATRAIEVMNGMLLNDRKVFVGHFKSRKEREAEFGAKALEFTNVYIKNFGDDMDDNRLREIFSRFGKMLSVKVMMDSSGRSKGFGFVNFEKHEEAQKAVADMNGKEINGRMVYVGRAQKRLERQSELKRKFEQLKQERVSKYQGVNLYVKNLDDGIDDEKLRKEFSPYGTITSAKVMTEGGHSKGFGFVCFSSPEEATKAVTEMNGRIVSTKPLYVALAQRKEERKAILTNQYMQRLATMRALPGPLLGSFQPPPGXLHTPHPSAAYPAATPMMRAAVPPRRLLSNISTMRQASTQVPRVPPQSQRVANIGTQTVSARVPSSPTLPRGPPQYKYSSAVRNIQPMAHMPSMVAPQMREAAVHIQGQEPLTASMLAAAPPQEQKQMIGERLYPLIHAMHPSLAGKITGMLLEIDNSELLLLLESPDSLHSKIEEAVAVLQAHQATETSHKSSVAAFLQ